From the Hyalangium gracile genome, one window contains:
- a CDS encoding GNAT family N-acetyltransferase translates to MSARMLQILPVETAAERDRYIAVRNQIHPDTPISSEQHFSETRQDDRIDLLAVVDGAPVGTATARRFHDNRDARVAFVSVRVLKAHRHRGVGSALFAAVSRHAERIGRTGFYTIVRLDDADSRAFLGKRGFQEVLRVEEVALTLDQARVEHSCPEGVRLVPYAAELDPVVHPVATEIDQDVPTAEPIASLPLEGWQRRMLGPGILRELSFVAFAGDEVIGYALLDDSEPGIAEHRMTGVRRDWRRRGVGRALKTAQIQAARAAGLRELRAEPEAQNTAMRRLNEQLGFRPRLTWLHLRGPLLPGPSAPTPGAR, encoded by the coding sequence ATGTCCGCCCGCATGCTCCAGATCCTTCCGGTCGAGACGGCCGCCGAGCGCGATCGCTACATCGCCGTCCGCAACCAGATCCATCCGGACACGCCCATCTCGAGCGAGCAGCACTTCTCCGAAACGCGCCAGGACGACCGCATCGACTTGCTCGCGGTGGTGGACGGAGCACCTGTCGGGACGGCCACCGCCCGACGCTTCCACGACAACCGCGATGCGCGGGTCGCCTTCGTCAGCGTCCGTGTGTTGAAGGCGCATCGTCACCGCGGCGTGGGCTCGGCGCTGTTCGCCGCCGTCTCGAGGCATGCGGAGCGGATCGGGAGGACCGGCTTCTACACCATCGTGCGTCTCGACGACGCCGACTCGAGGGCGTTTCTCGGCAAGCGCGGGTTCCAGGAGGTGCTCCGAGTGGAGGAGGTGGCGCTCACGCTCGATCAGGCGCGGGTGGAGCACTCCTGCCCGGAGGGCGTGCGCTTGGTGCCGTACGCCGCCGAGCTCGATCCGGTCGTTCACCCGGTTGCCACCGAGATCGACCAGGACGTCCCCACCGCGGAGCCGATCGCCTCGCTCCCGCTCGAGGGCTGGCAGCGGCGAATGCTCGGGCCCGGCATCCTGCGCGAGCTGTCCTTCGTTGCGTTCGCCGGTGACGAGGTGATCGGCTACGCGCTCCTGGACGACTCCGAGCCCGGAATCGCCGAGCACCGGATGACTGGGGTGCGGCGGGACTGGAGACGACGCGGGGTCGGCCGGGCGTTGAAGACGGCGCAGATCCAGGCCGCGCGCGCCGCGGGATTGCGCGAGCTGCGTGCCGAGCCCGAAGCCCAGAACACGGCGATGCGACGCCTGAATGAGCAGCTCGGCTTCAGGCCGCGGTTGACGTGGCTGCACCTGCGCGGTCCGCTGCTGCCCGGGCCGAGTGCCCCAACGCCCGGAGCCCGTTGA
- a CDS encoding diaminopimelate decarboxylase family protein, with translation MAAIDGLALAREFGTPLHVVDREALLQNARALRQAFLKSYEPAEVYVSFKTNPVPQVLKLLHTEGIGAEVVSPFELWLAGQLGVPPGETIVNGPGKRPELIDRCAATGVRLLNIDSPGEIATVAKAVSTHGRELRLGCRVRPTRGWKNQFGIEPDQILRAAQEIRKHPLLRFEAFQVQVGSNLAGAESYLQAIKDLAELASRLRREAGVTISTLDLGGGFGVPTVQRLTRWEAAYSFLLPGETPRFLRTPPVHSIASVAEAIGKAIRQEFQAQSLPLPTLIVEPGRALLGEAQTLLLEVLDVKEFSGVTYAITTSGPSTGTRPMGGERHEISLVGEQRPHRRRYTLTGPLCTPSDVLVEGLELPELKVGDVLAIASAGAYFLSYESAWAFPRAAVVMVDERGQARLIRRRESFEEMVARDLPVQEPSQ, from the coding sequence ATGGCTGCCATCGATGGGCTCGCGCTCGCGCGGGAGTTCGGCACGCCGCTTCACGTAGTCGACCGCGAGGCGCTCCTCCAGAACGCTCGTGCCCTCCGGCAGGCCTTCCTCAAGAGCTATGAGCCGGCGGAGGTCTACGTCTCCTTCAAGACCAACCCTGTTCCCCAGGTGCTGAAGCTCCTGCACACCGAGGGAATCGGCGCGGAGGTCGTCTCGCCGTTCGAGCTGTGGCTGGCCGGGCAGTTGGGAGTCCCTCCGGGGGAGACGATCGTCAATGGTCCTGGGAAGCGGCCGGAGCTGATCGACCGCTGCGCGGCCACGGGCGTCCGGCTGCTCAACATCGACTCCCCGGGCGAGATCGCCACGGTGGCGAAGGCGGTGTCCACGCATGGCCGCGAGCTCCGGCTGGGCTGCCGGGTCCGTCCGACTCGGGGATGGAAGAACCAGTTCGGCATCGAGCCGGACCAGATCCTTCGAGCGGCGCAGGAGATCCGCAAGCACCCGTTGCTCCGCTTCGAGGCCTTCCAGGTCCAGGTTGGCAGCAACCTCGCGGGAGCGGAGTCTTACCTGCAGGCGATCAAGGACCTCGCGGAGCTCGCGTCGCGTCTGCGGCGCGAAGCCGGCGTCACGATCTCTACGTTGGATCTGGGCGGAGGGTTCGGCGTCCCCACCGTGCAGCGCCTGACGCGATGGGAGGCCGCCTACAGCTTCCTGCTGCCGGGAGAGACGCCGCGCTTCCTGCGGACGCCTCCCGTCCACTCCATCGCGTCCGTGGCGGAGGCGATCGGGAAGGCGATCCGCCAGGAGTTCCAGGCCCAGTCACTTCCGCTCCCGACGCTGATCGTCGAGCCAGGCCGCGCGCTCCTGGGCGAGGCCCAGACCTTGTTGCTCGAGGTGCTCGACGTGAAGGAGTTCAGCGGTGTCACCTACGCGATCACGACCTCGGGGCCCTCGACGGGCACCCGGCCCATGGGAGGCGAGCGTCATGAGATCTCCCTGGTCGGCGAGCAGCGCCCGCACCGTCGCCGCTACACCCTGACGGGGCCGCTCTGCACGCCGTCCGATGTCCTCGTCGAGGGGCTCGAGCTGCCCGAGTTGAAGGTCGGGGACGTGCTAGCCATCGCCAGCGCTGGCGCGTACTTCCTCTCGTACGAGAGCGCCTGGGCCTTTCCCCGCGCCGCCGTGGTCATGGTGGATGAGCGGGGGCAGGCTCGGCTGATCCGCAGGCGCGAGTCGTTCGAGGAGATGGTGGCTCGAGATCTCCCGGTCCAAGAGCCGTCCCAGTGA
- a CDS encoding MFS transporter — MTETRQEGSEAPASGRLLSRTMVGLWLSMLATWFGGAMFTFAIGVSIFEQTGQVTPVVITQIFAIAPGLILAPIAGSLTDRMGPRRTLFLERIGWAIFSLALALVFLKSEIALWAMYVAVAGISAFEFIQSPPMLALLAHRAADRELARRNGALQVAIAISEILGPLACGFLLASLGLAGLAWLNLALAVLAIGAMALVPSADAPAQVQSVATRQRSSFREMGRTWAYLKEVPGLRSFLALELIGNIAMTMLMGLIGPMVLSLADAPELGRVIAFAGAGALVASVGMVAVGGPSRRVRPVQVMCVLSGLVLMLTGWTKSTWVISGAAFVLMALRTISVAYGQSVWQQIVPPDRLGRVFAGRQAIFIVAGLLTYAAMGPLVDRIFEPLLLPTGAWASTLGGLVGVGPGRGLAVLVLLIGLTIALVGLASLLSPRLERLNQASEARAEPPSDSKPTVDASPLP; from the coding sequence ATGACAGAGACCCGGCAAGAGGGCTCCGAAGCCCCAGCCTCCGGCAGGCTCCTGTCCCGCACCATGGTCGGGCTCTGGCTGTCGATGCTGGCGACCTGGTTCGGCGGGGCGATGTTCACCTTCGCGATCGGGGTCTCCATCTTCGAGCAGACCGGACAGGTGACGCCGGTCGTCATCACCCAGATCTTCGCCATTGCCCCAGGGCTCATCCTCGCGCCCATCGCGGGCAGCCTGACGGACCGCATGGGGCCGCGACGGACGTTGTTCCTCGAGCGGATCGGCTGGGCCATCTTCAGCCTCGCGCTGGCGCTGGTGTTCCTGAAGTCGGAGATCGCGCTCTGGGCGATGTACGTGGCCGTCGCGGGGATCTCGGCGTTCGAGTTCATCCAGTCGCCGCCGATGCTGGCCCTGCTGGCGCACCGGGCCGCGGACCGCGAGCTGGCTCGGCGCAACGGTGCGCTCCAGGTGGCCATCGCCATCAGCGAGATCCTCGGCCCCCTCGCTTGCGGGTTCCTCCTCGCATCCCTGGGACTGGCAGGGCTGGCCTGGCTGAACCTCGCCCTGGCCGTGCTCGCCATCGGAGCGATGGCCCTGGTCCCGTCGGCGGATGCCCCGGCCCAGGTGCAGAGCGTGGCCACTCGACAGCGCTCCAGCTTCCGGGAGATGGGCCGCACCTGGGCCTACTTGAAGGAGGTCCCCGGCCTGCGTTCCTTCCTGGCGCTCGAGCTCATCGGCAACATCGCCATGACGATGCTGATGGGCTTGATCGGTCCGATGGTCCTCTCGCTCGCCGACGCGCCCGAGCTGGGCCGGGTGATCGCGTTCGCGGGAGCGGGCGCGCTGGTCGCCAGTGTGGGAATGGTCGCCGTGGGCGGGCCGTCTCGTCGGGTCCGGCCCGTTCAGGTGATGTGCGTCCTCTCGGGACTCGTCCTGATGCTCACCGGTTGGACGAAGAGCACGTGGGTCATCAGCGGCGCCGCGTTCGTGCTCATGGCGCTGCGCACCATCTCGGTCGCCTATGGGCAGAGCGTGTGGCAGCAGATCGTTCCACCCGACCGGCTGGGGAGGGTGTTCGCCGGGCGCCAGGCGATCTTCATCGTCGCAGGCCTGCTGACGTATGCCGCGATGGGGCCTCTGGTGGATCGGATCTTCGAGCCGTTGCTGCTCCCCACGGGAGCCTGGGCGTCGACCCTGGGCGGGCTCGTCGGGGTAGGGCCGGGCCGGGGGCTCGCCGTCCTGGTGCTGCTGATCGGGCTGACCATCGCGCTGGTGGGCCTGGCGTCGCTGCTGTCGCCTCGGCTCGAGCGGCTCAATCAGGCGTCCGAGGCGCGAGCCGAGCCTCCCTCGGATTCCAAGCCGACGGTGGACGCCTCGCCCCTGCCCTGA